The following proteins come from a genomic window of Halorussus halophilus:
- a CDS encoding ubiquinol-cytochrome c reductase iron-sulfur subunit has product MAAEDDKYPVESGRRRFVKGVVGSAALVGIGTGAAASINSATAPTGAGGGIVQYFGVENIDGPAPRGMPQIPIEIDDEGFVKGVWPEVREVQEQGQTFTVAEMQLGGITYSSEWFQYCGVQTYPGVAPDADQDNFFRYANSSPYEWQQEEVEAGARVNVSDFEDYESWGNGIGESGLGKPALATWRSQDVPPGGTMPVQIIRSTRFEQMAEQGNEWISASTAQGFMANLNKCTHFCCVPGFKALPDSRKFGAANDIYCQCHQSVYDPFSIVELSFVALPRPEDE; this is encoded by the coding sequence ATGGCCGCAGAGGACGACAAGTATCCAGTAGAGTCAGGACGACGGCGTTTCGTGAAAGGTGTGGTCGGGAGTGCGGCACTCGTCGGTATCGGCACCGGCGCGGCCGCGAGCATCAACAGCGCGACTGCACCGACGGGAGCGGGTGGTGGTATCGTCCAGTACTTCGGCGTCGAGAACATCGACGGCCCGGCACCGCGTGGGATGCCCCAGATTCCCATCGAGATAGACGACGAAGGCTTCGTTAAAGGTGTTTGGCCCGAAGTGAGGGAGGTCCAAGAACAAGGACAGACGTTTACCGTCGCCGAGATGCAACTCGGCGGCATCACCTACTCCAGCGAGTGGTTCCAGTACTGCGGCGTCCAGACGTATCCCGGCGTCGCACCGGACGCCGACCAAGACAACTTCTTCCGATACGCCAACTCTTCGCCGTACGAGTGGCAACAGGAAGAAGTCGAGGCGGGCGCGCGAGTGAACGTTTCGGACTTCGAGGACTACGAGTCGTGGGGCAACGGCATCGGCGAGAGCGGACTCGGAAAACCGGCATTGGCGACGTGGCGCTCTCAGGACGTGCCGCCCGGTGGCACCATGCCGGTTCAGATAATCCGTAGCACCCGGTTCGAGCAGATGGCCGAGCAAGGCAACGAATGGATTTCCGCCAGTACGGCGCAGGGGTTCATGGCCAACCTGAACAAGTGTACGCACTTCTGTTGCGTGCCGGGGTTCAAGGCGCTCCCCGACAGTCGGAAGTTCGGTGCGGCGAACGACATCTACTGTCAGTGTCACCAGTCGGTGTACGACCCGTTCAGCATCGTCGAGTTGTCGTTCGTCGCGCTCCCGCGACCCGAGGACGAGTAA
- a CDS encoding tyrosine-type recombinase/integrase: MTGADPRGQVETLRSRLSGDHPDKDPEVPLEADRHHLLKMVENMRLMQSEVGDHRQLKLLRHCRRMALLVDWPSVRDFRENDEAEAAGIDTEDDIEALLKDVGLLGATLEYRTAAEAIVRWIHDEYTNEHTNQDYRTAIRSFGRYRLKRDETTDSLAWIPTTTSNDFNPVPSERDLLKWEYDVEPMVDAAHNTRDKALFAVQFEAGLRGGELFDLRVGDIYDSEHTVGLHVDGKRGERTIHLVMSVPYLQRWLNDHPGSDNDHLWSKLSKTERPSYNSFLGYFKNAAGRADVSKAVTPTNFRKSNTRWLVLLGMSQGRIEDRQGRKRGSDHTRRYLARFGEESNERTYARLHGKDVEVEDPEEIGPIDCPRCDRETPRNRDRCMWCHFALSPDAASEAEQKRKAAFTAVSDLTEDGEIDAGEAAATLNELINDQVQSALDEQRHS; encoded by the coding sequence ATGACTGGCGCAGACCCACGCGGCCAAGTTGAAACCCTTCGCTCCCGACTCAGCGGCGACCACCCCGACAAAGACCCCGAAGTCCCCCTCGAAGCAGACCGCCATCATCTCCTCAAGATGGTCGAAAACATGCGACTCATGCAGAGCGAAGTCGGCGACCACCGGCAACTCAAACTCCTCCGGCACTGCCGGCGCATGGCCTTGCTCGTCGACTGGCCGAGCGTCCGTGACTTCCGAGAGAACGACGAAGCCGAAGCCGCTGGCATCGACACCGAAGACGACATCGAAGCCCTCCTCAAAGACGTCGGCCTCCTCGGAGCCACCCTCGAATACCGCACCGCTGCCGAGGCGATAGTCCGCTGGATCCACGACGAGTACACCAACGAGCATACGAATCAGGACTACCGGACTGCGATCCGTTCGTTCGGCCGCTATCGGTTGAAACGCGACGAGACTACGGACAGTCTCGCGTGGATTCCGACGACCACCAGCAACGACTTCAATCCCGTTCCGTCGGAGCGTGACCTCCTCAAGTGGGAGTACGACGTCGAGCCGATGGTCGATGCCGCGCATAACACACGGGACAAGGCGTTGTTCGCGGTGCAGTTCGAGGCTGGGCTGCGTGGGGGTGAACTCTTCGACTTGCGAGTGGGTGATATCTATGACTCCGAGCATACTGTTGGACTGCATGTGGACGGCAAGCGTGGTGAGCGAACGATTCATCTCGTGATGTCCGTGCCGTACCTTCAGCGCTGGCTGAACGACCATCCTGGCAGCGACAACGACCACCTTTGGTCGAAGCTCTCCAAGACAGAGCGGCCTTCCTACAACTCCTTCCTTGGGTACTTCAAGAACGCCGCCGGACGTGCTGACGTCTCGAAGGCGGTGACGCCGACGAATTTCAGGAAGTCGAATACGCGCTGGCTCGTCTTGCTCGGGATGAGCCAGGGTCGTATCGAGGACCGCCAAGGCCGCAAGCGCGGCAGCGATCATACGCGGCGGTATCTTGCTCGCTTTGGTGAGGAGTCGAACGAGCGGACGTATGCTCGCCTGCACGGCAAGGATGTTGAGGTCGAGGATCCGGAGGAAATCGGACCGATCGACTGCCCGCGATGTGACCGGGAGACGCCGCGCAATCGCGACCGGTGTATGTGGTGTCATTTCGCGCTGTCGCCCGATGCGGCGTCCGAGGCCGAGCAAAAGCGGAAGGCAGCGTTCACGGCGGTCTCTGACCTCACCGAGGACGGAGAGATTGATGCTGGTGAGGCGGCGGCGACGCTGAACGAGTTGATCAACGACCAGGTGCAGTCGGCGTTGGACGAGCAGCGTCATTCCTGA
- a CDS encoding MarR family transcriptional regulator, with protein sequence MLDEDDLGPADKILLDLLTEGRVTAPFAAEETGYSLQYVRDRLGRFVEHDNARKIHEGLYELVEDPRESG encoded by the coding sequence ATGCTTGATGAAGACGATCTCGGCCCTGCAGATAAGATACTACTCGATTTGCTCACCGAAGGCCGCGTGACAGCTCCATTCGCTGCCGAAGAGACCGGGTACAGTCTTCAGTACGTCCGCGATAGACTTGGCCGATTCGTCGAGCACGATAACGCCCGAAAAATCCACGAAGGACTGTATGAACTCGTCGAAGATCCCCGCGAGAGTGGATAG
- a CDS encoding IS6 family transposase, protein MKLANLLRETLDTATLECWQRERTATPVRAFAVRLHAAGCSLRETAAILGLLGVDRTHGAVWSWVHRLADSVGDPPSATPTRVAVDETAVRIDGEWSWVYAAIDLDTKLLLDAAVFGRRGTDPAAAFLHGLTQKHDCSETVFLVDGYGYLTALSRLELSGRLDYTDRNQIEKWFQTLKMRIDRFHSSWVGSRRSVRQWLASFVHYYNVQRPHQALDERTPAEEEN, encoded by the coding sequence ATGAAACTCGCAAACCTGCTCAGAGAGACGTTAGACACGGCTACTCTTGAATGTTGGCAGCGGGAGCGGACGGCGACGCCCGTCAGGGCGTTCGCCGTCCGCCTCCACGCTGCCGGATGTTCGCTCAGAGAAACAGCAGCGATTCTTGGGCTCCTCGGCGTTGATCGGACGCATGGAGCGGTCTGGAGTTGGGTACATCGGTTAGCTGACAGCGTCGGCGACCCGCCGTCGGCGACGCCGACGCGGGTCGCGGTCGATGAGACCGCTGTCAGGATCGATGGTGAGTGGTCTTGGGTGTATGCTGCAATTGACCTCGACACAAAGCTGCTGCTCGATGCTGCCGTGTTTGGACGACGAGGCACTGATCCAGCGGCTGCGTTCCTCCACGGCCTCACCCAGAAACACGATTGTTCAGAAACTGTGTTTCTAGTCGATGGCTATGGATATCTGACTGCCCTCTCTCGATTAGAATTGAGCGGTCGGCTTGACTACACTGACCGAAACCAGATCGAAAAGTGGTTTCAGACCCTTAAGATGCGGATCGACCGCTTCCATTCGTCGTGGGTGGGCAGTCGGCGGAGCGTCCGCCAGTGGCTTGCGTCGTTCGTCCACTACTACAATGTTCAGCGACCGCACCAAGCACTCGATGAACGCACGCCAGCTGAGGAGGAAAACTAG
- a CDS encoding DEAD/DEAH box helicase: protein MSRDNLVDVEFRHEEGTELVAEFGDASSLENHRLTIQANRLQAGQPDSELRSLSHLDEEDVKLLEHQVDAAHRALFEMDGKALLADEVGLGKTIEVGMILKEMHHRGTDDAVLILTPAQLAQQWQAEMLEKFGLKFICNYDDDFAGFDAHDHIIASIDTAKSDRHRSTVLARDWDVFVLDEAHYVKNEETDRYALLDKLSYDYAFFLTATPIQNDVTDLYNIISLLRPGLFGTREAFHHYFVNKSQETLVNRNELQNRLREVMIRNRRGETDIDFTPRNVTTRTFTPSPAERDLYEAVTEYVRGAYRESQGQKLVLMTLQKEVVSSPAALRGTVERQLDGEGSRPAHADKLEEILERIDAVETPTKLDRVQRITQEAQERVDKGRVIVFTQFRATQRELLETLAEEGYTTHAFHGGHSSDEKEEIVERFEDEGGVLVSTDAMNEGRNLQFCNVMVNYDLPWNPMKVEQRIGRIHRIGQDREVYVFNIALKDTIEEYVLERLYHKIDLFQQSVGELSEILTRLEETGRNFEDDVFERLVEADSEVELENDFDAMAVDLQEQRDLADKLEDFNAGVFEGFDLGADDD from the coding sequence ATGTCGAGAGATAACCTCGTGGACGTGGAGTTCCGCCACGAGGAAGGAACTGAACTAGTGGCTGAGTTTGGAGACGCGTCCTCACTTGAGAATCACCGTCTCACCATACAGGCCAACCGTCTACAGGCGGGGCAACCGGACTCAGAACTCCGGTCGCTCTCACATCTTGACGAGGAAGACGTCAAGCTCCTCGAACACCAAGTAGACGCTGCACACCGTGCTCTCTTCGAGATGGACGGGAAGGCACTTCTCGCCGACGAGGTTGGCCTCGGGAAGACAATCGAAGTCGGGATGATCCTCAAGGAGATGCACCACCGCGGCACCGACGACGCTGTGCTGATTCTCACGCCGGCACAGCTCGCCCAACAGTGGCAGGCCGAGATGCTTGAGAAGTTCGGCCTCAAGTTCATCTGCAACTACGACGATGACTTCGCCGGCTTCGACGCCCATGACCATATCATTGCCAGCATCGACACCGCGAAGAGCGACCGACACCGCTCAACCGTCCTCGCCCGCGACTGGGACGTTTTCGTGCTGGACGAGGCTCATTATGTGAAGAATGAGGAGACAGACCGCTACGCACTCCTTGACAAGCTCTCTTACGACTACGCGTTCTTCCTCACCGCGACACCGATTCAGAACGACGTCACCGACCTCTATAATATCATCTCCCTGCTCCGGCCGGGTCTGTTTGGGACGCGTGAGGCGTTTCACCATTACTTCGTGAACAAATCACAAGAAACGCTGGTCAACCGCAACGAACTCCAAAACCGGCTTCGCGAGGTGATGATCCGCAACCGGCGCGGGGAAACGGACATCGACTTCACGCCACGCAACGTCACTACCCGTACCTTCACTCCGTCGCCTGCGGAGCGCGATCTCTACGAGGCGGTCACAGAGTACGTTCGTGGGGCATATCGAGAGAGTCAGGGACAGAAACTCGTCCTGATGACGCTCCAGAAGGAGGTTGTCAGCAGTCCAGCGGCGCTCAGGGGAACGGTTGAACGTCAGCTCGACGGCGAGGGAAGCCGACCCGCTCACGCCGACAAGCTCGAGGAGATTCTCGAGCGGATTGACGCAGTCGAGACGCCGACGAAACTTGATCGCGTCCAGCGAATCACTCAAGAAGCGCAGGAGCGCGTCGACAAGGGACGCGTTATCGTCTTCACACAATTCCGTGCTACACAGCGGGAACTTCTGGAGACGCTCGCCGAGGAGGGTTACACGACCCACGCGTTCCACGGCGGCCACTCTAGCGACGAGAAGGAGGAAATCGTCGAACGGTTCGAGGATGAAGGCGGCGTTCTCGTCTCGACGGACGCGATGAATGAGGGGCGGAATCTCCAGTTCTGCAACGTGATGGTCAACTACGATCTCCCGTGGAACCCGATGAAGGTCGAACAACGCATCGGCCGCATCCATCGCATCGGGCAGGATCGTGAGGTCTACGTGTTCAATATCGCGCTGAAGGATACTATTGAAGAATATGTGCTGGAGCGACTCTACCACAAGATCGACCTGTTCCAGCAGTCTGTCGGCGAACTGAGCGAGATCCTAACCCGGCTGGAGGAGACTGGGCGCAACTTTGAAGATGACGTGTTCGAGCGATTAGTCGAAGCGGATTCTGAGGTCGAGTTGGAGAACGACTTCGACGCGATGGCTGTCGATCTACAGGAGCAGCGCGACCTCGCCGACAAACTTGAGGATTTCAACGCCGGCGTTTTCGAGGGCTTCGACTTGGGGGCTGACGATGACTGA
- a CDS encoding restriction endonuclease: MTSEFLKEKLRSIPPDEFEQFVADVWAQYGYQTEVTPPGKDRGVDVWASREFPYPRTEVIQVKRYAQENPVSSPDVQQYSALRKQENADLALIVTTSRFTSEAKEIASDLGVEILDAHRLVATVSTDNHYRLLAEYAPINDTAGHRLSLEPMADELVESTGLEDPVAVRDLLYSFFDSHPPKPSIGKQATLHAFTKQDGWDQTTRVRWDSKPSLSAPEIADALLRDADQFKRGSPTTKNVALRAAISKILDEQIRPSPAEMSASELAEWFIETFDEEQIPAVLEYPTDACESAEKIIDTTDSVAVNRLRVAEKLEQAY, encoded by the coding sequence ATGACCTCCGAGTTTCTGAAGGAAAAGCTTCGATCAATTCCCCCTGATGAATTTGAGCAGTTCGTCGCTGACGTCTGGGCGCAATATGGTTATCAGACAGAGGTCACTCCCCCAGGGAAGGACAGAGGCGTTGACGTATGGGCGTCTCGGGAGTTCCCCTATCCCCGAACGGAGGTGATCCAAGTCAAACGATATGCCCAAGAGAATCCGGTAAGTAGCCCGGACGTTCAACAGTATTCTGCCCTGCGGAAACAGGAGAACGCCGATCTCGCTCTTATTGTCACCACGAGTAGATTCACAAGCGAGGCGAAGGAAATTGCTTCCGACCTCGGGGTGGAAATTCTAGATGCACACAGACTCGTCGCCACGGTGTCAACCGATAACCACTATCGGTTATTAGCGGAATATGCACCGATCAACGATACAGCAGGTCATCGATTATCTCTGGAACCGATGGCCGACGAGCTTGTCGAAAGTACGGGATTGGAAGACCCTGTAGCGGTTCGTGATTTGCTCTATTCGTTCTTCGACTCTCATCCCCCGAAGCCGTCTATTGGCAAGCAGGCAACGCTTCACGCATTTACCAAGCAGGATGGATGGGACCAAACGACAAGAGTGAGATGGGACTCAAAACCCTCGTTAAGCGCCCCAGAAATCGCCGACGCCCTCCTCAGGGACGCGGATCAGTTCAAGCGAGGAAGTCCGACGACCAAGAACGTCGCTCTCCGAGCGGCGATTTCCAAGATATTGGATGAGCAAATACGGCCGTCACCAGCCGAAATGTCTGCATCAGAACTCGCTGAGTGGTTCATTGAAACCTTCGACGAAGAACAGATCCCGGCAGTCTTAGAATATCCCACGGACGCATGTGAGAGTGCCGAAAAAATTATTGATACGACGGATTCTGTTGCCGTCAACAGGTTACGAGTCGCTGAAAAGCTGGAGCAAGCATACTAA
- a CDS encoding DUF1156 domain-containing protein yields MSQEIGESGEDGRETLPIEKGFPIERVNEIAEKEERAKRHYRPIYTMHKWWARRHGCVFRAICLYTLLDDDEKVTVHEPGINGSLSDFSDDSNNIQDLLESVDLANPESLWKLYSKDVSVDGKKILDPFMGGGTSLVEASRFGAKSVGYDLNPVAWFVSKKEVEAGQSDLDEIESAFEQVKDDVSEDILRFYQTSCPNGNHKADVMYYMWVKELDCVSCESTVPLYKDYRVGKGRYENQGSYNVLCPECESVVLVDDWQQESSCSECSHYFTPSEGNIDRGYICEDCGQKYGVLDGIQEQGGFDQRLYAVEYYCPTCDSNGRSKSEVKGYKAVEEEDIQLYEEAAEEWSSSDELKEYVPNEEIPPGIKTDSTLFEGSIGGGHNVLRHGFKQWKDMFNDRQLLALSKILRSIDGIENQNAAEYLLLAFSDALRTNTVMTPYQSSANKSNHIFKSNSFDPPQQPVEGNVWGTKYGMGTFESIWEMVINGIKYAHEPTERYIEEDDTIESPPFRQKIGDEASTYCGDMRELNGENEFDAVITDPPYYDNVIYSELSDFFYVWQRVLLEDEYEVFEPEKTPRAESIVANPAAKKGANEFEDEIRQAFNAISKSLKQDGVLTFTYHHSDVESWGELLSALCDVGFEVTATYPISADTHKFFEGEAVSFDIIIVARPATERNPISWNSLRRNIYRTARKTRQRLEENRDLSRGDIGVVEMGRCFHEYSKHHGKVERAGETMTAKEVVDEIYGVIQHGSDIGEIDVFLDLLETPNASYDDLNKLSRGTNATPERMEDMRLYQMDDGFKLGTWDDEKRIVYIQSRVNSDEELTDLDKAQFLRYRWEHGKSVSEYLSKWEITDDLRELCEGLADATGDDTYRNILESRLSDY; encoded by the coding sequence ATGTCTCAGGAAATCGGAGAGTCTGGCGAAGATGGGCGGGAGACACTTCCTATCGAAAAAGGATTTCCCATAGAACGCGTTAACGAAATTGCTGAAAAAGAGGAACGCGCTAAGCGACATTATCGTCCGATTTATACGATGCACAAATGGTGGGCAAGGCGACACGGCTGCGTCTTTCGTGCTATCTGTCTTTATACGTTATTGGATGATGACGAGAAAGTAACGGTTCACGAACCCGGTATAAACGGCTCTCTCAGTGATTTCAGCGACGATAGCAATAATATACAGGATCTATTGGAAAGCGTCGATCTTGCGAATCCAGAAAGTCTATGGAAACTTTATTCAAAAGATGTCAGTGTAGATGGGAAAAAAATTCTTGACCCGTTCATGGGAGGTGGAACATCTCTTGTTGAAGCCTCTCGATTTGGGGCCAAATCGGTTGGATACGATCTAAACCCAGTAGCGTGGTTTGTTTCAAAGAAAGAGGTTGAGGCCGGGCAGTCTGATTTAGACGAAATCGAATCAGCATTTGAGCAAGTAAAAGACGATGTTTCTGAGGATATTCTCAGGTTCTATCAAACTTCTTGCCCAAACGGGAATCATAAGGCAGATGTAATGTATTATATGTGGGTCAAGGAATTGGATTGCGTTTCTTGTGAGTCAACGGTTCCTCTATATAAGGATTATCGAGTTGGAAAAGGCCGGTATGAAAACCAGGGTAGTTATAATGTTCTCTGTCCAGAATGTGAATCAGTCGTACTGGTAGATGATTGGCAACAAGAATCCTCCTGTTCTGAATGTAGTCACTACTTCACCCCATCAGAAGGAAATATTGATCGTGGGTATATTTGCGAAGACTGTGGACAAAAGTACGGAGTCTTAGACGGTATTCAAGAACAAGGAGGGTTTGACCAGCGACTCTATGCAGTTGAATATTATTGTCCGACCTGTGATTCTAACGGGCGATCAAAATCAGAAGTGAAAGGGTACAAAGCAGTTGAAGAAGAAGATATTCAACTCTATGAGGAAGCAGCGGAAGAATGGTCAAGTTCAGATGAACTGAAAGAGTATGTACCCAATGAAGAGATTCCTCCCGGGATTAAAACGGATAGCACCCTGTTTGAAGGGAGTATTGGTGGGGGGCATAACGTTCTTCGCCACGGTTTCAAACAGTGGAAGGACATGTTCAATGACCGCCAGCTATTGGCATTATCGAAGATATTGAGATCTATTGACGGAATTGAGAACCAAAATGCTGCTGAGTATCTTCTTCTAGCGTTTTCTGATGCGTTGAGAACGAATACAGTTATGACACCATATCAATCATCTGCAAATAAATCAAACCATATTTTCAAATCAAATTCATTCGATCCTCCTCAGCAGCCTGTCGAAGGTAATGTCTGGGGAACAAAATATGGGATGGGGACGTTTGAGTCTATCTGGGAAATGGTTATTAATGGAATTAAATATGCACACGAACCAACCGAGAGATATATCGAAGAGGATGATACGATTGAGTCACCTCCATTCAGACAAAAAATCGGTGATGAAGCGTCTACTTATTGTGGAGACATGCGAGAATTAAATGGTGAAAACGAATTTGATGCAGTAATTACAGACCCACCCTATTATGACAATGTTATTTACTCAGAGCTATCTGACTTCTTTTATGTTTGGCAGCGTGTACTGTTAGAAGATGAATATGAGGTATTTGAACCTGAAAAAACACCCAGAGCTGAAAGTATTGTAGCTAATCCTGCAGCTAAGAAGGGTGCTAACGAATTTGAAGATGAAATCAGACAAGCATTTAATGCGATTTCAAAATCACTCAAGCAAGATGGTGTCCTTACCTTCACATACCATCACAGTGACGTTGAATCTTGGGGCGAACTTCTATCTGCACTCTGTGATGTAGGATTTGAGGTCACCGCGACTTATCCCATTTCTGCGGACACCCACAAGTTCTTCGAGGGAGAAGCTGTCTCGTTTGACATTATTATTGTCGCCCGTCCTGCAACAGAACGGAATCCAATTTCTTGGAACAGTCTCCGACGGAACATCTACCGAACTGCCCGGAAAACCCGCCAACGTCTAGAAGAGAACCGGGACCTCTCACGCGGCGACATTGGCGTCGTCGAGATGGGACGCTGTTTCCATGAGTACTCGAAGCACCACGGTAAGGTCGAACGGGCTGGCGAGACGATGACCGCGAAGGAGGTCGTCGACGAGATTTATGGCGTCATCCAGCACGGGAGCGACATCGGTGAGATCGACGTCTTCCTTGACCTGCTGGAGACCCCAAACGCGTCCTACGACGACCTCAATAAACTCTCCCGTGGGACAAACGCCACACCAGAGCGCATGGAGGACATGCGCCTCTACCAGATGGACGACGGCTTCAAGCTCGGTACTTGGGATGACGAGAAGCGCATCGTTTACATCCAGTCACGCGTAAACAGCGACGAAGAACTCACCGACCTCGACAAGGCGCAGTTCCTTCGCTACCGCTGGGAACATGGCAAGTCCGTCTCCGAGTACCTCAGCAAGTGGGAGATTACCGACGACCTGCGCGAGTTGTGTGAAGGACTCGCCGATGCGACTGGAGACGACACCTACCGGAACATTCTGGAGTCGCGGCTGAGCGACTACTAA
- a CDS encoding PDDEXK family nuclease codes for MVIPEDIFQEFVDSEEAQEYYREHNSKRDDVAEEKIRPLIDDFQSDDVDIVEFKSRIDGLNKRNQLWGFDGFIGQMHFNKLFNAAPDEVDFGDRLREAIQPPESVDEAGAKIDSFAEYTQRLKDNDIDSDPFPKSTIFFLSYFWHIQRPTEWPIFYPTSEQYLGDVGLLDTDAPYGTRYVNFVETLDELRVEAEPWLESPVEYRDVDNATYWHEDWDDSEIEEEEAGGGIEETETFVDVDKPYLPPVVADLDEVAAGTDEAVNRYAPVDTDLPIIFEQKCGTLFEMLGFDTEVLGQGSGRNPDGIAEAARNDYAVIYDAKKREEGYRIGRDDRTIREYIETHTRRLRDQGKRHIYFAIVSSSFRDTEESTLRDLRTNTDIDNIVLLKADVLQELLRMRLEEPYLNLDDVEWVFGNRPGEIQSEELENIVPEWRQSDSEFSVS; via the coding sequence ATGGTCATTCCGGAGGACATCTTCCAGGAGTTCGTAGACAGTGAAGAGGCCCAAGAGTACTACAGAGAACACAACAGCAAGCGAGACGATGTCGCCGAGGAGAAGATTCGACCGCTTATCGACGATTTCCAGAGTGATGACGTCGACATCGTTGAGTTCAAGAGCCGGATCGACGGTCTCAACAAGCGAAACCAGCTCTGGGGGTTCGACGGCTTCATCGGCCAGATGCATTTTAACAAGCTGTTCAATGCCGCCCCAGACGAGGTCGATTTCGGCGACCGGCTCCGGGAGGCTATCCAGCCGCCCGAGTCGGTAGACGAGGCTGGAGCAAAGATCGATTCGTTCGCCGAGTACACGCAGCGGTTGAAGGACAACGACATCGATTCCGACCCTTTCCCGAAGTCGACGATCTTCTTCCTCAGTTACTTCTGGCACATTCAACGGCCTACTGAGTGGCCGATATTCTATCCGACATCGGAGCAGTATCTCGGCGATGTGGGCCTACTCGATACCGATGCGCCGTACGGAACGCGATACGTGAACTTCGTCGAGACGCTGGACGAACTGCGAGTGGAGGCTGAACCGTGGTTAGAAAGTCCGGTCGAGTATCGGGACGTAGACAATGCAACCTACTGGCACGAAGATTGGGACGATTCCGAAATCGAGGAGGAAGAAGCAGGTGGTGGAATCGAAGAGACGGAGACATTCGTCGACGTCGATAAGCCGTACCTTCCGCCGGTCGTCGCCGACTTAGACGAAGTCGCGGCCGGCACAGACGAAGCCGTGAACCGGTACGCGCCGGTCGATACCGATCTCCCGATTATCTTCGAGCAAAAATGCGGTACCTTATTCGAGATGCTCGGGTTCGACACCGAGGTTTTGGGACAGGGCTCTGGTCGAAATCCAGACGGAATCGCCGAGGCGGCTCGGAACGACTACGCAGTCATTTATGACGCGAAGAAACGAGAAGAAGGATATCGAATCGGCCGCGACGACCGGACGATCCGGGAGTACATCGAGACCCATACGCGTCGGCTCCGTGACCAGGGCAAGCGGCACATCTACTTCGCCATCGTCTCGAGTTCGTTCCGTGACACTGAGGAATCGACGTTGCGTGATCTACGGACGAATACCGATATCGACAACATCGTCCTGCTCAAGGCCGACGTGCTGCAGGAACTACTTCGGATGCGGCTGGAGGAGCCGTACCTGAACCTTGACGACGTGGAGTGGGTGTTCGGGAACCGGCCCGGAGAGATTCAATCTGAGGAACTAGAGAATATCGTTCCCGAATGGCGGCAAAGCGATAGTGAGTTTTCCGTCTCATAG